A window from Chrysemys picta bellii isolate R12L10 chromosome 2, ASM1138683v2, whole genome shotgun sequence encodes these proteins:
- the LOC135981329 gene encoding myb/SANT-like DNA-binding domain-containing protein 2, with amino-acid sequence MQSSPAVMAVQSQNRKRAPAWTDREVLDLIAVWGDEAVLSELRSKRWNAKIYKKISKDMSERGYSRDATQCRVKIKELRQGYQKTKEANGRSGSHPQTSRFYEALHSILGAAATTTPPLTVDSEDGILSTAGSSDMLADGEDEEGDEEDEAVDNAYHADFPDSQDLFITLTEIPYQPSPAVNTDTESGEGSATTSATVSQPSLASHSQRLAQIRRRKKRTREDMFSELMGCS; translated from the exons atgcagagctctccagcagtgatggccgtgcaatctcagaacagaaagagggccccagcatggactgatcgggaagtcttggatctgatcgctgtgtggggcgatgaggccgtgctttccgagctgcgatccaaaagatggaatgcaaagatctacaagaagatctctaaagacatgtcagagagaggatacagccgggatgcaacgcagtgccgcgtgaaaatcaaggagctgagacaaggctaccagaagaccaaagaggcaaatggacgctccggatcccatccccagacatcccgtttctacgaggcactgcattccatcctaggtgcggccgccaccactaccccaccactgaccgtggactctgaggatgggatattgtccacggccggttcctcggacatgttagcggatggggaagatgaggaaggagatgaggaggacgaggcagtcgacaacGCTTAccacgctgatttccccgacagccaggatctcttcatcacccttacagagatcccctaccaaccgtccccagccgttaacacggacacagaatctggggaaggatcagcca ccacatctgcgactgtctcacaacctagcctggcatcacactcccagaggctagcgcagattaggcgtaggaagaagaggacacgggaggacatgttctcggaacttatgggctgctcctga